One genomic window of Arachis hypogaea cultivar Tifrunner chromosome 8, arahy.Tifrunner.gnm2.J5K5, whole genome shotgun sequence includes the following:
- the LOC114924340 gene encoding uncharacterized protein: MTTNLSECINVVLKGTRNLPVAAIVWATHERLQQLFMRRGRETHAQLQGGQIHSQRLLTAIDKNRENLLMLRVTHCDHRASVFSVEEMEPVDGWSQTSYRICLSERTCDCGLFQSLHYPCRHTLAACAAASIEWGHFVDPVYTMASVFKVYDREFPSILDEKM, translated from the coding sequence ATGACTACGAACTTATCGGAGTGTATAAATGTCGTGCTTAAGGGAACGAGGAATCTTCCGGTGGCAGCGATTGTTTGGGCAACACATGAGCGGTTGCAACAGTTGTTCATGCGTAGAGGACGCGAAACACATGCTCAACTACAGGGTGGACAGATCCACTCGCAGCGGCTGTTGACAGCTATAGATAAGAACAGAGAGAACTTGCTGATGTTGCGAGTCACCCATTGTGATCATAGGGCATCCGTTTTTAGCGTGGAAGAGATGGAGCCAGTAGATGGTTGGTCACAGACATCATATCGGATTTGTCTTTCCGAGCGTACATGCGATTGTGGCCTGTTCCAGTCATTGCATTACCCATGTCGACACACCTTGGCGGCATGTGCAGCTGCGAGTATTGAGTGGGGTCATTTTGTGGACCCCGTGTACACGATGGCCTCTGTATTCAAGGTATACGATAGGGAGTTTCCATCGATACTAGACGAAAAGATGTGA